One genomic region from Scomber scombrus chromosome 19, fScoSco1.1, whole genome shotgun sequence encodes:
- the senp2 gene encoding sentrin-specific protease 2 isoform X3, giving the protein MYGWIVDGISSLFEPVTGQKPTEWPGKGNISEDIPTVPEAKVLPEESSSRPAKRNYQSVDVADSFGQSEQVAVKRRRRDVVISFVKKTVAGVARLLRLRNRLTPSCEKHRQYEETQPVTLMGIDELHTSWQSCTEWRMDKPVGGVNERAGKNPFQSSSPPLMRKYSGTALPDRGKDRERRGSLQLMPSRPALRVGTPNPDPNCNSFGHNRCYKPSLTVEEAIKQNDKEHYRRLLEMVTEKYSKSQPLPFNQTKPQDESLLQSEHKATASGKALESLPRKTGYTAAPSVFTWRNASAPKDRWGGLTFSKTFNGAFEDTQHVRCAKQKPTADLDLSTEVATRLNLVDRETSAVSLLDAHSAHPAHTAHTAHVRHSDEDIPRLTKEMAMEVSGALAQSDPNLVLSAAFKLRITQRDLGTLQEGGWLNDEVMNFYLSLVMERCSSQATGLRVYSFSTFFFPKLRGGGGGGQTGGHAAVKRWTKAVDLFLYDLILVPLHLGVHWAMAVIDFKSKTVKSYDSMGQRHDDICSLLLLYLKEEHKAKKGRELDSAKWTVSSMWATIPQQRNGSDCGVFACKYADYIAKERPLTFKQCHMPLFRKLMIWEILNQELL; this is encoded by the exons ATGTATGGATGGATAGTTGACGGAATATCCTCGCTGTTTGAGCCCGTGACGGGGCAAAAGCCCACCGAGTGGCCCGGGAAAGGTAACATTAGCGAGGACATACCCACGGTACCTGAAGCGAAGGTACTGccggaggagagcagcagcagaccgGCTAAAAGAAACTACCAGAG TGTTGATGTTGCAGACAGCTTTGGTCAGAGTGAACAGGTGGCAGTGAAAAGACGGAGACGGG ATGTAGTTATAAGTTTTGTGAAGAAGACTGTGGCCGGTGTAGCGCGTCTGCTCAGGTTGCGGAATCGACTGACGCCCAGCTGTGAGAAGCACAGACAATATGAAGAGACACAG CCTGTCACTCTGATGGGAATAGATGAGCTCCACACCTCCTGGCAGAGCTGCACTGAGTGGAGAATGG ATAAACCAGTGGGTGGAGTAAATGAAAGGGCGGGTAAGAATCCTTTTCAGAGCTCCTCACCTCCTCTAATGAGGAAATACAG TGGGACGGCGCTTCCTGACAGGGGGAAagacagggagaggagaggctCCCTCCAGCTGATGCCCTCCAGGCCGGCTCTGAGGGTAGGAACCCCGAACCCTGACCCAAACTGCAATAGCTTTGGACACAACCGCTGCTACAAGCCCAGTCTTACTGTGGAAGAG GCCATAAAACAGAACGATAAAGAACACTACAGGCGGCTGCTGGAGATGGTGACGGAGAAGTACAGCAAAAGCCAACCCCTCCCTtttaaccaaaccaaaccacaaGA TGAGTCACTGTTGCAGAGTGAACACAAAGCAACTGCTTCAGGAAAAGCTTTGGAATCGTTGCCCAGGAAGACAGGATACACGG CTGCCCCGAGTGTGTTTACATGGAGAAATGCATCAGCACCTAAAGACAG GTGGGGTGGTTTGACTTTCAGCAAGACGTTCAATGGAGCCTTCGAAGACACACAGCATGTGAGATGTGCAAAG CAGAAACCGACAGCAGACTTGGACCTTTCTACAGAAGTAGCTACTCGCCTAAATTTAGTGGACAGAGAGACTTCTGCTGTCAGCCTGCTGGACGCACACTCTGCACACCCTGCACACACCGCACACACCGCCCACGTCAGACACAGCGATGAGGACATACCTCGACTCACCAAG gaaatGGCCATGGAGGTGAGTGGCGCTCTGGCTCAGAGTGATCCCAACCTTGTTTTAAGTGCCGCTTTCAAACTACGCATTACACAGAGAGACCTGGGCACACTGCAGGAAGGCGGATGGCTCAATGATGAG GTGATGAACTTCTACCTTTCCCTGGTGATGGAGCGGTGCTCCAGCCAAGCAACAGGATTAAGAGTCTACTCGTTCAGCACCTTCTTCTTCCCCAAGCTgcgaggtggaggaggaggtgggcaGACTGGAGGACACGCTGCGGTGAAGCGCTGGACCAAGGCTGTCGATCTCTTCCTCTATGATCTTATTCTTGTTCCTCTGCATCTGGGCGTCCACTGGGCAATGGCT GTTATAGATTTTAAATCAAAGACAGTAAAATCGTACGACTCGATGGGCCAGAGACATGATGACATCTGTAGTCTTTTACT ACTCTACCTTAAGGAGGAGCACAAAGCAAAGAAAGGCAGAGAGCTTGACAGTGCCAAATGGACTGTTAGTAGCATGTGGGCCACC ATTCCACAGCAGAGAAATGGCAGCGACTGTGGTGTTTTTGCCTGTAAATACGCAGACTATATTGCAAAAGAAAGGCCTCTCACCTTCAAACag TGCCACATGCCTCTCTTCCGGAAGTTAATGATTTGGGAAATCCTCAATCAGGAGCTGCTATAA
- the senp2 gene encoding sentrin-specific protease 2 isoform X1: MYGWIVDGISSLFEPVTGQKPTEWPGKGNISEDIPTVPEAKVLPEESSSRPAKRNYQSVDVADSFGQSEQVAVKRRRRDVVISFVKKTVAGVARLLRLRNRLTPSCEKHRQYEETQPVTLMGIDELHTSWQSCTEWRMDKPVGGVNERAGKNPFQSSSPPLMRKYSGTALPDRGKDRERRGSLQLMPSRPALRVGTPNPDPNCNSFGHNRCYKPSLTVEEAIKQNDKEHYRRLLEMVTEKYSKSQPLPFNQTKPQDESLLQSEHKATASGKALESLPRKTGYTAAPSVFTWRNASAPKDRWGGLTFSKTFNGAFEDTQHVRCAKQKPTADLDLSTEVATRLNLVDRETSAVSLLDAHSAHPAHTAHTAHVRHSDEDIPRLTKEMAMEVSGALAQSDPNLVLSAAFKLRITQRDLGTLQEGGWLNDEVMNFYLSLVMERCSSQATGLRVYSFSTFFFPKLRGGGGGGQTGGHAAVKRWTKAVDLFLYDLILVPLHLGVHWAMAVIDFKSKTVKSYDSMGQRHDDICSLLLLYLKEEHKAKKGRELDSAKWTVSSMWATEIPQQRNGSDCGVFACKYADYIAKERPLTFKQCHMPLFRKLMIWEILNQELL, encoded by the exons ATGTATGGATGGATAGTTGACGGAATATCCTCGCTGTTTGAGCCCGTGACGGGGCAAAAGCCCACCGAGTGGCCCGGGAAAGGTAACATTAGCGAGGACATACCCACGGTACCTGAAGCGAAGGTACTGccggaggagagcagcagcagaccgGCTAAAAGAAACTACCAGAG TGTTGATGTTGCAGACAGCTTTGGTCAGAGTGAACAGGTGGCAGTGAAAAGACGGAGACGGG ATGTAGTTATAAGTTTTGTGAAGAAGACTGTGGCCGGTGTAGCGCGTCTGCTCAGGTTGCGGAATCGACTGACGCCCAGCTGTGAGAAGCACAGACAATATGAAGAGACACAG CCTGTCACTCTGATGGGAATAGATGAGCTCCACACCTCCTGGCAGAGCTGCACTGAGTGGAGAATGG ATAAACCAGTGGGTGGAGTAAATGAAAGGGCGGGTAAGAATCCTTTTCAGAGCTCCTCACCTCCTCTAATGAGGAAATACAG TGGGACGGCGCTTCCTGACAGGGGGAAagacagggagaggagaggctCCCTCCAGCTGATGCCCTCCAGGCCGGCTCTGAGGGTAGGAACCCCGAACCCTGACCCAAACTGCAATAGCTTTGGACACAACCGCTGCTACAAGCCCAGTCTTACTGTGGAAGAG GCCATAAAACAGAACGATAAAGAACACTACAGGCGGCTGCTGGAGATGGTGACGGAGAAGTACAGCAAAAGCCAACCCCTCCCTtttaaccaaaccaaaccacaaGA TGAGTCACTGTTGCAGAGTGAACACAAAGCAACTGCTTCAGGAAAAGCTTTGGAATCGTTGCCCAGGAAGACAGGATACACGG CTGCCCCGAGTGTGTTTACATGGAGAAATGCATCAGCACCTAAAGACAG GTGGGGTGGTTTGACTTTCAGCAAGACGTTCAATGGAGCCTTCGAAGACACACAGCATGTGAGATGTGCAAAG CAGAAACCGACAGCAGACTTGGACCTTTCTACAGAAGTAGCTACTCGCCTAAATTTAGTGGACAGAGAGACTTCTGCTGTCAGCCTGCTGGACGCACACTCTGCACACCCTGCACACACCGCACACACCGCCCACGTCAGACACAGCGATGAGGACATACCTCGACTCACCAAG gaaatGGCCATGGAGGTGAGTGGCGCTCTGGCTCAGAGTGATCCCAACCTTGTTTTAAGTGCCGCTTTCAAACTACGCATTACACAGAGAGACCTGGGCACACTGCAGGAAGGCGGATGGCTCAATGATGAG GTGATGAACTTCTACCTTTCCCTGGTGATGGAGCGGTGCTCCAGCCAAGCAACAGGATTAAGAGTCTACTCGTTCAGCACCTTCTTCTTCCCCAAGCTgcgaggtggaggaggaggtgggcaGACTGGAGGACACGCTGCGGTGAAGCGCTGGACCAAGGCTGTCGATCTCTTCCTCTATGATCTTATTCTTGTTCCTCTGCATCTGGGCGTCCACTGGGCAATGGCT GTTATAGATTTTAAATCAAAGACAGTAAAATCGTACGACTCGATGGGCCAGAGACATGATGACATCTGTAGTCTTTTACT ACTCTACCTTAAGGAGGAGCACAAAGCAAAGAAAGGCAGAGAGCTTGACAGTGCCAAATGGACTGTTAGTAGCATGTGGGCCACC GAGATTCCACAGCAGAGAAATGGCAGCGACTGTGGTGTTTTTGCCTGTAAATACGCAGACTATATTGCAAAAGAAAGGCCTCTCACCTTCAAACag TGCCACATGCCTCTCTTCCGGAAGTTAATGATTTGGGAAATCCTCAATCAGGAGCTGCTATAA
- the senp2 gene encoding sentrin-specific protease 2 isoform X2 produces the protein MYGWIVDGISSLFEPVTGQKPTEWPGKGNISEDIPTVPEAKVLPEESSSRPAKRNYQSVDVADSFGQSEQVAVKRRRRDVVISFVKKTVAGVARLLRLRNRLTPSCEKHRQYEETQPVTLMGIDELHTSWQSCTEWRMDKPVGGVNERAGKNPFQSSSPPLMRKYSGTALPDRGKDRERRGSLQLMPSRPALRVGTPNPDPNCNSFGHNRCYKPSLTVEEAIKQNDKEHYRRLLEMVTEKYSKSQPLPFNQTKPQDESLLQSEHKATASGKALESLPRKTGYTAAPSVFTWRNASAPKDRWGGLTFSKTFNGAFEDTQHVRCAKKPTADLDLSTEVATRLNLVDRETSAVSLLDAHSAHPAHTAHTAHVRHSDEDIPRLTKEMAMEVSGALAQSDPNLVLSAAFKLRITQRDLGTLQEGGWLNDEVMNFYLSLVMERCSSQATGLRVYSFSTFFFPKLRGGGGGGQTGGHAAVKRWTKAVDLFLYDLILVPLHLGVHWAMAVIDFKSKTVKSYDSMGQRHDDICSLLLLYLKEEHKAKKGRELDSAKWTVSSMWATEIPQQRNGSDCGVFACKYADYIAKERPLTFKQCHMPLFRKLMIWEILNQELL, from the exons ATGTATGGATGGATAGTTGACGGAATATCCTCGCTGTTTGAGCCCGTGACGGGGCAAAAGCCCACCGAGTGGCCCGGGAAAGGTAACATTAGCGAGGACATACCCACGGTACCTGAAGCGAAGGTACTGccggaggagagcagcagcagaccgGCTAAAAGAAACTACCAGAG TGTTGATGTTGCAGACAGCTTTGGTCAGAGTGAACAGGTGGCAGTGAAAAGACGGAGACGGG ATGTAGTTATAAGTTTTGTGAAGAAGACTGTGGCCGGTGTAGCGCGTCTGCTCAGGTTGCGGAATCGACTGACGCCCAGCTGTGAGAAGCACAGACAATATGAAGAGACACAG CCTGTCACTCTGATGGGAATAGATGAGCTCCACACCTCCTGGCAGAGCTGCACTGAGTGGAGAATGG ATAAACCAGTGGGTGGAGTAAATGAAAGGGCGGGTAAGAATCCTTTTCAGAGCTCCTCACCTCCTCTAATGAGGAAATACAG TGGGACGGCGCTTCCTGACAGGGGGAAagacagggagaggagaggctCCCTCCAGCTGATGCCCTCCAGGCCGGCTCTGAGGGTAGGAACCCCGAACCCTGACCCAAACTGCAATAGCTTTGGACACAACCGCTGCTACAAGCCCAGTCTTACTGTGGAAGAG GCCATAAAACAGAACGATAAAGAACACTACAGGCGGCTGCTGGAGATGGTGACGGAGAAGTACAGCAAAAGCCAACCCCTCCCTtttaaccaaaccaaaccacaaGA TGAGTCACTGTTGCAGAGTGAACACAAAGCAACTGCTTCAGGAAAAGCTTTGGAATCGTTGCCCAGGAAGACAGGATACACGG CTGCCCCGAGTGTGTTTACATGGAGAAATGCATCAGCACCTAAAGACAG GTGGGGTGGTTTGACTTTCAGCAAGACGTTCAATGGAGCCTTCGAAGACACACAGCATGTGAGATGTGCAAAG AAACCGACAGCAGACTTGGACCTTTCTACAGAAGTAGCTACTCGCCTAAATTTAGTGGACAGAGAGACTTCTGCTGTCAGCCTGCTGGACGCACACTCTGCACACCCTGCACACACCGCACACACCGCCCACGTCAGACACAGCGATGAGGACATACCTCGACTCACCAAG gaaatGGCCATGGAGGTGAGTGGCGCTCTGGCTCAGAGTGATCCCAACCTTGTTTTAAGTGCCGCTTTCAAACTACGCATTACACAGAGAGACCTGGGCACACTGCAGGAAGGCGGATGGCTCAATGATGAG GTGATGAACTTCTACCTTTCCCTGGTGATGGAGCGGTGCTCCAGCCAAGCAACAGGATTAAGAGTCTACTCGTTCAGCACCTTCTTCTTCCCCAAGCTgcgaggtggaggaggaggtgggcaGACTGGAGGACACGCTGCGGTGAAGCGCTGGACCAAGGCTGTCGATCTCTTCCTCTATGATCTTATTCTTGTTCCTCTGCATCTGGGCGTCCACTGGGCAATGGCT GTTATAGATTTTAAATCAAAGACAGTAAAATCGTACGACTCGATGGGCCAGAGACATGATGACATCTGTAGTCTTTTACT ACTCTACCTTAAGGAGGAGCACAAAGCAAAGAAAGGCAGAGAGCTTGACAGTGCCAAATGGACTGTTAGTAGCATGTGGGCCACC GAGATTCCACAGCAGAGAAATGGCAGCGACTGTGGTGTTTTTGCCTGTAAATACGCAGACTATATTGCAAAAGAAAGGCCTCTCACCTTCAAACag TGCCACATGCCTCTCTTCCGGAAGTTAATGATTTGGGAAATCCTCAATCAGGAGCTGCTATAA
- the tra2b gene encoding transformer-2 protein homolog beta isoform X1 — MSDNEKDFREQDSRPGSRSASPRGSVKSTSRSPARSKDGSRRSRSRSRSRSRSKSKSRSRSHRSSRRHYSRSRSRSHRRRSRSRSRSWEYRRRRSHSRSPMSNRRRHIGNRANPDPNTCLGVFGLSLYTTERDLREVFSKYGPLADVNIVYDQQSRRSRGFAFVYFENYEDSKEAKERANGMELDGRRIRVDFSITKRAHTPTPGIYMGRPTYGGGSSRRVSRDYDRGYERGYDRGYERDYDRYEDREYRSYRRRSPSPYYSRGYRSRSRSRSYSPRHY; from the exons atgaGCGACAACGAGAAAGATTTCAGGGAGCAG GACTCGAGGCCTGGCTCGAGGAGCGCCTCCCCTCGGGGCTCGGTGAAATCCACCAGCCGCTCGCCAGCACGCTCCAAAGATGGCTCCCGCCGTTCCAGGTCCAGATCTCGTTCTCGATCCAGGTCCAAATCCAAATCCAG GTCCCGTTCTCATCGAAGCTCGCGCAGGCACTATTCGCGCTCTCGCTCCCGCTCCCACCGACGCCGCTCCAGGAGCCGATCTCGTAGCTGGGAGTACCGCCGGCGTAGGAGCCACAGCCGGTCCCCTATGTCGAACCGCCGTAGACACATCGGCAACAGG GCCAACCCCGACCCCAACACCTGCCTCGGTGTGTTTGGGCTGAGTCTGTACACCACCGAGAGGGATCTGAGGGAGGTCTTCTCTAAATACGGCCCTTTGGCTGACGTCAACATTGTGTACGACCAGCAGTCGCGCCGCTCAAGAGGTTTCGCTTTCGTCTACTTTGAAAATTACGAGGACTCCAAGGag GCCAAGGAGCGCGCTAACGGGATGGAGCTCGACGGACGCAGGATTCGAGTGGATTTCTCTATCACCAAACGGGCCCACACCCCGACTCCTGGGATCTACATGGGACGACCCACATA CGGCGGCGGTTCATCGCGGCGTGTCTCGAGGGACTACGACAGGGGCTACGAAAGAGGCTACGACAGAGGTTACGAACGTGACTATGATCGGTATGAAGACCGGGAGTACCGATCATACAG ACGCAGATCCCCGTCTCCTTACTACAGCAGAGGATACCGCTCTCGATCCCGATCACGATCCTACTCACCAC gtCACTACTGA
- the tra2b gene encoding transformer-2 protein homolog beta isoform X3, with amino-acid sequence MKGCFEDSRPGSRSASPRGSVKSTSRSPARSKDGSRRSRSRSRSRSRSKSKSRSRSHRSSRRHYSRSRSRSHRRRSRSRSRSWEYRRRRSHSRSPMSNRRRHIGNRANPDPNTCLGVFGLSLYTTERDLREVFSKYGPLADVNIVYDQQSRRSRGFAFVYFENYEDSKEAKERANGMELDGRRIRVDFSITKRAHTPTPGIYMGRPTYGGGSSRRVSRDYDRGYERGYDRGYERDYDRYEDREYRSYRRRSPSPYYSRGYRSRSRSRSYSPRHY; translated from the exons atgaagggTTGTTTTGAA GACTCGAGGCCTGGCTCGAGGAGCGCCTCCCCTCGGGGCTCGGTGAAATCCACCAGCCGCTCGCCAGCACGCTCCAAAGATGGCTCCCGCCGTTCCAGGTCCAGATCTCGTTCTCGATCCAGGTCCAAATCCAAATCCAG GTCCCGTTCTCATCGAAGCTCGCGCAGGCACTATTCGCGCTCTCGCTCCCGCTCCCACCGACGCCGCTCCAGGAGCCGATCTCGTAGCTGGGAGTACCGCCGGCGTAGGAGCCACAGCCGGTCCCCTATGTCGAACCGCCGTAGACACATCGGCAACAGG GCCAACCCCGACCCCAACACCTGCCTCGGTGTGTTTGGGCTGAGTCTGTACACCACCGAGAGGGATCTGAGGGAGGTCTTCTCTAAATACGGCCCTTTGGCTGACGTCAACATTGTGTACGACCAGCAGTCGCGCCGCTCAAGAGGTTTCGCTTTCGTCTACTTTGAAAATTACGAGGACTCCAAGGag GCCAAGGAGCGCGCTAACGGGATGGAGCTCGACGGACGCAGGATTCGAGTGGATTTCTCTATCACCAAACGGGCCCACACCCCGACTCCTGGGATCTACATGGGACGACCCACATA CGGCGGCGGTTCATCGCGGCGTGTCTCGAGGGACTACGACAGGGGCTACGAAAGAGGCTACGACAGAGGTTACGAACGTGACTATGATCGGTATGAAGACCGGGAGTACCGATCATACAG ACGCAGATCCCCGTCTCCTTACTACAGCAGAGGATACCGCTCTCGATCCCGATCACGATCCTACTCACCAC gtCACTACTGA
- the tra2b gene encoding transformer-2 protein homolog beta isoform X2, which yields MGLNSVSWSVQDSRPGSRSASPRGSVKSTSRSPARSKDGSRRSRSRSRSRSRSKSKSRSRSHRSSRRHYSRSRSRSHRRRSRSRSRSWEYRRRRSHSRSPMSNRRRHIGNRANPDPNTCLGVFGLSLYTTERDLREVFSKYGPLADVNIVYDQQSRRSRGFAFVYFENYEDSKEAKERANGMELDGRRIRVDFSITKRAHTPTPGIYMGRPTYGGGSSRRVSRDYDRGYERGYDRGYERDYDRYEDREYRSYRRRSPSPYYSRGYRSRSRSRSYSPRHY from the exons ATGGGTTTGAACTCAGTGTCTTGGTCTGTCCAGGACTCGAGGCCTGGCTCGAGGAGCGCCTCCCCTCGGGGCTCGGTGAAATCCACCAGCCGCTCGCCAGCACGCTCCAAAGATGGCTCCCGCCGTTCCAGGTCCAGATCTCGTTCTCGATCCAGGTCCAAATCCAAATCCAG GTCCCGTTCTCATCGAAGCTCGCGCAGGCACTATTCGCGCTCTCGCTCCCGCTCCCACCGACGCCGCTCCAGGAGCCGATCTCGTAGCTGGGAGTACCGCCGGCGTAGGAGCCACAGCCGGTCCCCTATGTCGAACCGCCGTAGACACATCGGCAACAGG GCCAACCCCGACCCCAACACCTGCCTCGGTGTGTTTGGGCTGAGTCTGTACACCACCGAGAGGGATCTGAGGGAGGTCTTCTCTAAATACGGCCCTTTGGCTGACGTCAACATTGTGTACGACCAGCAGTCGCGCCGCTCAAGAGGTTTCGCTTTCGTCTACTTTGAAAATTACGAGGACTCCAAGGag GCCAAGGAGCGCGCTAACGGGATGGAGCTCGACGGACGCAGGATTCGAGTGGATTTCTCTATCACCAAACGGGCCCACACCCCGACTCCTGGGATCTACATGGGACGACCCACATA CGGCGGCGGTTCATCGCGGCGTGTCTCGAGGGACTACGACAGGGGCTACGAAAGAGGCTACGACAGAGGTTACGAACGTGACTATGATCGGTATGAAGACCGGGAGTACCGATCATACAG ACGCAGATCCCCGTCTCCTTACTACAGCAGAGGATACCGCTCTCGATCCCGATCACGATCCTACTCACCAC gtCACTACTGA
- the tra2b gene encoding transformer-2 protein homolog beta isoform X5, with product MGLNSVSWSVQDSRPGSRSASPRGSVKSTSRSPARSKDGSRRSRSRSRSRSRSKSKSRSRSHRSSRRHYSRSRSRSHRRRSRSRSRSWEYRRRRSHSRSPMSNRRRHIGNRANPDPNTCLGVFGLSLYTTERDLREVFSKYGPLADVNIVYDQQSRRSRGFAFVYFENYEDSKEAKERANGMELDGRRIRVDFSITKRAHTPTPGIYMGRPTYGGGSSRRVSRDYDRGYERGYDRGYERDYDRRRSPSPYYSRGYRSRSRSRSYSPRHY from the exons ATGGGTTTGAACTCAGTGTCTTGGTCTGTCCAGGACTCGAGGCCTGGCTCGAGGAGCGCCTCCCCTCGGGGCTCGGTGAAATCCACCAGCCGCTCGCCAGCACGCTCCAAAGATGGCTCCCGCCGTTCCAGGTCCAGATCTCGTTCTCGATCCAGGTCCAAATCCAAATCCAG GTCCCGTTCTCATCGAAGCTCGCGCAGGCACTATTCGCGCTCTCGCTCCCGCTCCCACCGACGCCGCTCCAGGAGCCGATCTCGTAGCTGGGAGTACCGCCGGCGTAGGAGCCACAGCCGGTCCCCTATGTCGAACCGCCGTAGACACATCGGCAACAGG GCCAACCCCGACCCCAACACCTGCCTCGGTGTGTTTGGGCTGAGTCTGTACACCACCGAGAGGGATCTGAGGGAGGTCTTCTCTAAATACGGCCCTTTGGCTGACGTCAACATTGTGTACGACCAGCAGTCGCGCCGCTCAAGAGGTTTCGCTTTCGTCTACTTTGAAAATTACGAGGACTCCAAGGag GCCAAGGAGCGCGCTAACGGGATGGAGCTCGACGGACGCAGGATTCGAGTGGATTTCTCTATCACCAAACGGGCCCACACCCCGACTCCTGGGATCTACATGGGACGACCCACATA CGGCGGCGGTTCATCGCGGCGTGTCTCGAGGGACTACGACAGGGGCTACGAAAGAGGCTACGACAGAGGTTACGAACGTGACTATGATCG ACGCAGATCCCCGTCTCCTTACTACAGCAGAGGATACCGCTCTCGATCCCGATCACGATCCTACTCACCAC gtCACTACTGA
- the tra2b gene encoding transformer-2 protein homolog beta isoform X4, with product MGLNSVSWSVQDSRPGSRSASPRGSVKSTSRSPARSKDGSRRSRSRSRSRSRSKSKSSSRRHYSRSRSRSHRRRSRSRSRSWEYRRRRSHSRSPMSNRRRHIGNRANPDPNTCLGVFGLSLYTTERDLREVFSKYGPLADVNIVYDQQSRRSRGFAFVYFENYEDSKEAKERANGMELDGRRIRVDFSITKRAHTPTPGIYMGRPTYGGGSSRRVSRDYDRGYERGYDRGYERDYDRYEDREYRSYRRRSPSPYYSRGYRSRSRSRSYSPRHY from the exons ATGGGTTTGAACTCAGTGTCTTGGTCTGTCCAGGACTCGAGGCCTGGCTCGAGGAGCGCCTCCCCTCGGGGCTCGGTGAAATCCACCAGCCGCTCGCCAGCACGCTCCAAAGATGGCTCCCGCCGTTCCAGGTCCAGATCTCGTTCTCGATCCAGGTCCAAATCCAAATCCAG CTCGCGCAGGCACTATTCGCGCTCTCGCTCCCGCTCCCACCGACGCCGCTCCAGGAGCCGATCTCGTAGCTGGGAGTACCGCCGGCGTAGGAGCCACAGCCGGTCCCCTATGTCGAACCGCCGTAGACACATCGGCAACAGG GCCAACCCCGACCCCAACACCTGCCTCGGTGTGTTTGGGCTGAGTCTGTACACCACCGAGAGGGATCTGAGGGAGGTCTTCTCTAAATACGGCCCTTTGGCTGACGTCAACATTGTGTACGACCAGCAGTCGCGCCGCTCAAGAGGTTTCGCTTTCGTCTACTTTGAAAATTACGAGGACTCCAAGGag GCCAAGGAGCGCGCTAACGGGATGGAGCTCGACGGACGCAGGATTCGAGTGGATTTCTCTATCACCAAACGGGCCCACACCCCGACTCCTGGGATCTACATGGGACGACCCACATA CGGCGGCGGTTCATCGCGGCGTGTCTCGAGGGACTACGACAGGGGCTACGAAAGAGGCTACGACAGAGGTTACGAACGTGACTATGATCGGTATGAAGACCGGGAGTACCGATCATACAG ACGCAGATCCCCGTCTCCTTACTACAGCAGAGGATACCGCTCTCGATCCCGATCACGATCCTACTCACCAC gtCACTACTGA